Genomic segment of Gloeocapsa sp. PCC 7428:
GAAAAATATCCTGCAAGCGCGTGGGAGTTACTACTAGGGTACGAACAACAAAAGCAAATTCATCAGCGTGCGAGTGCTGCTACACTAAACTCTTGTCGGGAATCTAGCAATAATGTCATATTTAGTGCTAGGTAAAAATTTTCTCGCCCCCCCTAATCTAGAAGCCCCCCAGAATTGGTGGGTTGGCGGGCAAATGCTCTAGAATCTGTGGTGTATGCACTAATTTTCTCGCCCTCTAAATTCCCTACCAGTGGGGGACTTTAAGTAGTCTAGAAGCCCCCCAGAATTGGTGGGTTGGGGGATACGCTAGTTTAAGCTTTTACATAACATATAAGCTATTCCTAGTTTTATTAGCCTAATGCGGTCATTTAATTTTTCTCAACTACAGCGCTATAAAGTCGCGTTACTAAGTGTTGCGATCGCCGCGCTGTTGACTTTATTTTTATCCGAATTTGTTGCGCCTGCGATTGCGCTTGACTTAGACTATATACAGCTTGTTTTGTTTGTTGTTGTAGCACTCAGCATAAGCACCGTAGCAGTTGCACTTCGCCAGGAACGACAAAACGCGGCGATGATTCAACCGCCACAAACAATTCAAGACTCATCGACACAAGCAAACCAACTTGCAGGTAATATCTTAGAAAGTATCACCGATGCTTTCTTTGCGCTCGATCAGGAGTGGCGCTTTATCTACATAAATCGTCATAGTGAAGATATTTTTCAGCGATCGCGCGAATCACTTTTAGGACAATCGATTTGGGAAGCATTTCCAGAAATTGTCGGTTCCGTTTACGATCAACAATACCGCCGTGCGATGCAAGAACAAGTTGCGGTGAATTTTGAGAGTCTCGCGCCAGATGGGACTCAGCGCTACTTTGAAATTCATGCTTACCCCACACCCGCAGGTTTAGCCGTATATTTTCGCGAAATGACGCAACGCAAACAGGCGGAAATGGCATTAGTTGCGAGTGAGTCTCGCTTGCGCCGCTTGGTTGATTCTAATATAATTGGCGTCATATTTTGGGATGAAAGCGGTCAAATCACCGATGCCAACGATGCTTTTTTAAAAATTGTAAGGTCTCAGCGTTCTGATTTAGTTGCGGGGCGGTTGAATTGGCGCAACCTCACACCAGAAGAACAACTTGCGAGTAGCGAACAATTGCTGAATGAGATGAAAGCTTCTGGTACAAGTTCTTATTGTGAAAAAGAATATATTCGTGCTGATGGAACTCGCGTTCCGGTGTTACTCGGTAGTGTTTTTTTAGAAGCATCAACCACACAAGGCGTTAGCTTTGTCCTCGATTTGACGCAACTCAAACAAACCGAAGCCGCACTCCGCGAAAGTGTCAGCTTGTATCGAACTTTAACCGAAGTATTGAAACACCATGTTTGGATAGCCCGTAGCGATGGTTTTGTCGAGTATGTAAACAAGCATTGGTATGATTATTCTGGCGCGACGCTTGATGACTTTAATCAGGGAAATTGGAGTCAGCTATTTCACCCAGAAGATGTGCCACGCTTACAAGAAAGATGGGCAAAAATGCTGACAACAGGAGAAACCGAAGGTATGGAGTACCGCATACGCGGTGCAGATGGACAATATCGCTGGTTTTTGGGTAAAGTCGCACCTTTAAAAGATGCACGCGGTAAAATTATCCGTTGGGTGGGGACGAATACTGATATCGACGATCGCAAGCGGTTTATCAAAGAACTACATCGCCGAGAGCAACAGTTTAAAACCTTAGCAGAAAACGCCCCAGATGTGATTGAACGCATCGATCGCAATTACCGTCATCTCTACGCTAGTCCTGCGATTGAAACTGTAACAGGAATCGCACCGGAAGCATTTATCGGCAAAACCCCAGAAGAGTTAGGCATACCAGAAGAATTATCCCGCGTGTGGCGATCGCACGTGGCGACAGTTTTTGCTACCAAGCAACCAACAAGCTATGAGTTTATCTATCCTACTACCAAAGGCGATCGCTACTATCAAATGCGCCTTGTCCCAGAATTTGCTGCTGATGGTTCAGTCGAAACAGTTCTCACAATTTCACGCGATTTAACCGAGTTGCAACGCCATCAACAGGCGCTACACGAAAGCGAACAAACGCTCAAAATCGCCTTAGAAACCGCGCAACTAGGTTCTTGGCAATTAGACTTAGCAACAATGACGCTGACGAGTTCTGATTTGTGCAAGGCAAATTTTGGACTACCCCCCACAGCCGAGTTCACTTACGAAAAACTGTTTGAATTGATTCATCCAGAAGATCGCGATCGCGTCCGTACAGCGATCGCGACTGCAATTCAAAACCACACCGATTACGATATCAAGTACCGAATTACTTGGGTGGATAGTAGTTTGCACTCGATCGTCGCGAGAGGTCGCACTTTATACGCTGCGGATGGTAAACCGCTACGCATGGTTGGCGTGACACTCCTTATTACCGAACCCAACCGCAAACAAGAATCAGTGCAGATGCTGGTAGAAGCGAGTGCAATTTTTAACGCTGAACCCAACTATCAAACCGCACTGCGCAAAGTTGCGGATCTTGTCGTACCAACGCTTGCTGACTACTGTTTTTTTGATATTGTCAGTGCAGATAACACGCTTGAACGCATCGCCTGGCAACACGCCGCCATCGAAAAACGCGAACACTTTCAACAGATTCAGCGTTATGTACCACCAATAGATGCACAAAATAACCCTGTTGTCAAGGTCTTGCATACAGGACAACCACAATTTACACCGCAAGTTACTGATGAATGGTTGCAAGCAACCGCACTCAATGCCGAACATTTACAATTTCTGCGCGAGTTTCAGCCAAGTTCGACGATTTCAGTTCCCTTAGTCGCGCGCGTAATCGCGCGCGATCGCCGCTTGGGAGTTTTAACATTTTGTCGCGAGGCGCGATCGCAACGTCACTACACCCATGAAGATTTCAACTTAGCCGTTTATCTTGCTTACCGCACTGCTTTAGCGATCGACAACGCGCTACAGTATCAAGCAGCCGAACGCGAAGATACTCGCGCAGCGCATCTTCAAGTTTTAAATGCGGCTTTATTAGAAGCTTTAACCAGTACTCAAGTAGCCGAATTAATTGTCAATCAAAGTATGACATTATTAGGCGCAGCAAATAGCGCTGTATCGCTTTTAACCGACCAAAAGAGTCACTTAAAAACAATTGCGACAGTAGGCTATTCGCCAGCAGCACTCGAAACTTGGGAGTATTTCCCTATAACCCTACCATGTCTTCTCACCGACAGCATCCGCACAAAAGAGCCAATATTTTTAAAAAGCTTTGATGCGTTTGCAACCCGATATCCGCACTTAGTCAACAATGCTGCATTTATTGATAAGTATGCCTTCGCCGCTATTCCTTTGCTAGCTGAAGGACAAAGTATTGGCGGAATCGCCCTCAACTTCGATACTCCCCAAGCGTTCAGCGCTCAAGACTGTGCATTTATGCGCGCATTAGGTGCGCAGTGTTCCGCAGCACTCGCCCGCACTCATCTCTACGAAGCTCAACAGCACACTACCTAATTTGAGATCCTGAGTTATGCGTGGAAGCCAAAATTCAAAACTCAAATGAGGCACTTTGAATACTCCCCCAATTCTGGGGGCTACGGTGTACACACAAATGGTCGGATATAAAAAGTCTTTGGCGAACCGCCCCCCAACGCACACCAGTTGTACGCCACTTCTCTCCACGGGGTAAACCCCCGCACGAGAGTGGCTCCTCAACGGAGGACACCTCCGCACGACACTGGCTCCCCAATTTGGGGGACTTCTGAGCCAGTTCTACTTCAAAGTCCCCCACAGGTGGGGGATGCAAGGGGGCGAAAAAGCTTGGAGCGACGCCAGTCTAGACTTGTGTGTACAGCGTAGAATTCTGGGGGAGAAGACAAAAAAACATTTATAGCCATAGTCAACAGAGTTAGGACATTATAGAAGCTCGTATTGACTTCCCTGAGCGGAGTTAAACTCCGACCCCTGCTATAGTCTATTACTTAAAGTGCGCCTGCGCACACTTCGCTTAAGTAGCCCCGACTTCAGTCGTAGGGCGTTTATGATTCATACAGGAAGTCTACTGTTAAATCTAACTGTACTTTGAAGACTGGTAATTCAACTAAAAACGAAAAATTGCTGCTGCTGGCGATTGTGGTACATCTTCAGGATCTAAAGCGTAAACCGTCCCACCATTCAACAATGTATGAATAGCAGCAAAATCCAACATATCTTCATCATCTGGTTCGGGTTCTGAATGTAACTCTACAGCCATCGTATCGGGATCGAACTCGCCCCAAAGCTTCTGTCCGACTGGTACAAA
This window contains:
- a CDS encoding PAS domain S-box protein, whose product is MRSFNFSQLQRYKVALLSVAIAALLTLFLSEFVAPAIALDLDYIQLVLFVVVALSISTVAVALRQERQNAAMIQPPQTIQDSSTQANQLAGNILESITDAFFALDQEWRFIYINRHSEDIFQRSRESLLGQSIWEAFPEIVGSVYDQQYRRAMQEQVAVNFESLAPDGTQRYFEIHAYPTPAGLAVYFREMTQRKQAEMALVASESRLRRLVDSNIIGVIFWDESGQITDANDAFLKIVRSQRSDLVAGRLNWRNLTPEEQLASSEQLLNEMKASGTSSYCEKEYIRADGTRVPVLLGSVFLEASTTQGVSFVLDLTQLKQTEAALRESVSLYRTLTEVLKHHVWIARSDGFVEYVNKHWYDYSGATLDDFNQGNWSQLFHPEDVPRLQERWAKMLTTGETEGMEYRIRGADGQYRWFLGKVAPLKDARGKIIRWVGTNTDIDDRKRFIKELHRREQQFKTLAENAPDVIERIDRNYRHLYASPAIETVTGIAPEAFIGKTPEELGIPEELSRVWRSHVATVFATKQPTSYEFIYPTTKGDRYYQMRLVPEFAADGSVETVLTISRDLTELQRHQQALHESEQTLKIALETAQLGSWQLDLATMTLTSSDLCKANFGLPPTAEFTYEKLFELIHPEDRDRVRTAIATAIQNHTDYDIKYRITWVDSSLHSIVARGRTLYAADGKPLRMVGVTLLITEPNRKQESVQMLVEASAIFNAEPNYQTALRKVADLVVPTLADYCFFDIVSADNTLERIAWQHAAIEKREHFQQIQRYVPPIDAQNNPVVKVLHTGQPQFTPQVTDEWLQATALNAEHLQFLREFQPSSTISVPLVARVIARDRRLGVLTFCREARSQRHYTHEDFNLAVYLAYRTALAIDNALQYQAAEREDTRAAHLQVLNAALLEALTSTQVAELIVNQSMTLLGAANSAVSLLTDQKSHLKTIATVGYSPAALETWEYFPITLPCLLTDSIRTKEPIFLKSFDAFATRYPHLVNNAAFIDKYAFAAIPLLAEGQSIGGIALNFDTPQAFSAQDCAFMRALGAQCSAALARTHLYEAQQHTT